ACCATGCCTAGAGGATCCTCAACCTCAAGGCTTACTACCCGGATGATGCAATCGAACAGGCGCTAAGACACGCCCTCAGATACAGGGCGGCCTCTTACAAAACGGTGACCAACATCCTGAGGTCTCTGGTGTTCTGGCACTCTTCACCTCCCGCAGGAACTCCGACGCCTCTTCCCGTAACAGGGCAAATGGTCCGGCCGCTTGCCTGCTACCGGGAGCTGCTGCAGTAGGGGGAGGGGATGGGCGATGACACACGAAGACCTGATTCAACTCAAAGAAAACCTGAAACTGCTAAGGCTGAAGGAGATCGAGCAGATCTTCGAGCCAGAAGCCGAAAGAGCGACCCGGGAAAACTCAAGCTACATCGAATACCTTGCCCGCCTGGTGCAGGCCGAAGTGGAGCGCAAAACCGACGCATCCATCGACCGGAAGATCCAGATAGCCCGGTTCCCCCGTCAATGGCCAAGGCAATTTCGTCCTGTTTCTTCAGCATCGAGCCGTGTAAAAGCGGCCGAAAATCAAAGTCCTGATCACCAGGATGTTTCAACAGATGCCAAAGAATAGCCGAGGCGCTTTTGCCAAAGGTATCGGACACCACGCTGGAAAGCATGATATTGGAGACTGTCAGGGAGTTTTGCACCCGGTTCTTTTCACTGGATACAAAGGAGACCAGTTTGGAGCGGTAGCGCAGCAGGTCGCGGATCTCGCGGATATCTGCCGGGGGAATGAAGCTGCCGGGAACCAGGCCGTGCTTGTGGAGGTCCGCAATCCAGACAGAATCCTTTTTATCAGTCTTCTTGCCGCGGATCGCCTTGACATACTTAGGATGTGCCAGGGTGATCCGGCAGGAAGGTTCCAGGATGTTGTAGACGGGAATCCAGTACTTGCCGGTGGACTCCATGCAGACATGCACACACTGATGATCTGAGAGCCACACCGCTAAGGCCCTCAAATCCCGGGTAAAGGTGGAAAAACGTTTTGTTTGATAAGTTGTGATGTTTTGACGATCGGTAGTTGCTATGGTAGCCACGACGAAGGTTTTGTGAACGTCGATGCCGCAACAGATAGGGTAGACAATTTTGAGCATAAACACTCCCTCTCTCAGATGATATAGTTGTCGCACAAGCATTGACTGCTCGCCCGCTACAACCAAAGAGTTGTTCATACAAAGATAAATCTACGTGGTCTATGCCACACTTATTTGTGCTTGACTGGGCAGAGCGACACATATAAAAATACGGTCTCCCCGAAGTATAGGAGGGACGCACTCACCTCCCCGTGCTCTGTAGTATACTTGTACGATCGATTAAAAGAATAGCGGACAGGCAGCCGTTTTCATAACGTTTTGTGCCTGAGCGCAGCGAAAGGGATGATTATAAAAATGACTAAACTACAAATTAATTTGCAAGATTTTTTTTTAAATCAAGTTCGCAAAGAAGGTTCACCGGTAACTATCTACCTTGTTAACGGTTTTCAATTAAAAGGGACTATCCGGGGTTTTGATAATTTTACTGTAATCCTCGACGTCGAAGGAAAACAGCAAATGGTATATAAACACGCGATTTCAACGGTTATGCCCCTAAAACCCATTAACCTTTCTTTTGAGCTAAACCGGAACTCCGACCGGTGAACAATTAATCCAAATATCGAGAATAAAGAGATCAGAAATCTGTCACGACTGGCTCCTCGGGATGCGGAAAACATCCCTTCTTTATTATTGAGTACCTGTTTATCCTGTTTTTTTCTGGATAACACTTTCCACCCCTTGAAGGCGTATAATGATCAGGGAGAAAAGGAGAGAAAGAGGTGGCAGTCGTGTGGATTTAAGGTTCCAGTTTAGAAAAGGGGGAGGGGTAATTCAACCCCAACCCTTTCTAGCTGGCTCGCCGAAGCATAGATATCCATTAAATTTTTCCCATCCCAATAAAAACAACGAGAGCATCCAGCTTAAACCAGAAGTAATTCTTCGGGAATTAAACAGGCTTATCGGATTATCCAGTGTAAAAAATTTAGTTTCAGAGATCTATGCTTATGTTGAAATTCAAAAAAAAAGAATTAAGGAAAAATTATGCGCGGACCCTCTTGTGCTGCACATGATTTTTAAAGGAAACCCGGGGACCGGAAAGACAACGGTGGCCAGGATTATCGGAAAACTTTTTCGGGCGATGGGTGTCCTGACAAAAGGCCACTTAATTGAAATCGAGCGGGCCGATCTAGTAGGTGAGTATATCGGGCATACGGCACAAAAAACTCGGGAACAAATAAAGAAAGCCTTGGGCGGGATTTTATTCATTGATGAGGCTTACTCGCTGGCGCGGGGCGGGGAAAAAGATTTCGGCAAAGAAAGCATTGACGTTTTAGTAAAAGCAATGGAAGACCAAAAAGATAATTTAATTCTGATCTTGGCCGGCTATAAAGAAGAGATGGACTTGTTTTTAAGAAGCAATCCTGGACTTCGTTCTCGTTTTCCGATTCACATTGATTTTCCTGATTATACTGTAGAAGAACTTTTTAAAATCGGAGAATTAATGCTAAAAAATCGCCAGTACCAGTTATCACCTGATGCCCAGCAGGAACTCTGGAGCATTCTCGAAAAGCAGGTAGGGAAGGGGAACCAAAATGAAGGGAATGCCCGCCTCGTCCGTAATCTAATCGAAAAGGCGATCAGGCGCCAGGCAGTCCGTTTAGTAAAGCGACCGCGCCTG
The sequence above is drawn from the Bacillota bacterium genome and encodes:
- the spoVK gene encoding stage V sporulation protein K, with amino-acid sequence MDLRFQFRKGGGVIQPQPFLAGSPKHRYPLNFSHPNKNNESIQLKPEVILRELNRLIGLSSVKNLVSEIYAYVEIQKKRIKEKLCADPLVLHMIFKGNPGTGKTTVARIIGKLFRAMGVLTKGHLIEIERADLVGEYIGHTAQKTREQIKKALGGILFIDEAYSLARGGEKDFGKESIDVLVKAMEDQKDNLILILAGYKEEMDLFLRSNPGLRSRFPIHIDFPDYTVEELFKIGELMLKNRQYQLSPDAQQELWSILEKQVGKGNQNEGNARLVRNLIEKAIRRQAVRLVKRPRLTREELMTIRPEDLN
- a CDS encoding ATP-binding protein, which produces MTHEDLIQLKENLKLLRLKEIEQIFEPEAERATRENSSYIEYLARLVQAEVERKTDASIDRKIQIARFPRQWPRQFRPVSSASSRVKAAENQSPDHQDVSTDAKE
- the hfq gene encoding RNA chaperone Hfq; the protein is MTKLQINLQDFFLNQVRKEGSPVTIYLVNGFQLKGTIRGFDNFTVILDVEGKQQMVYKHAISTVMPLKPINLSFELNRNSDR